Proteins encoded by one window of Microplitis mediator isolate UGA2020A chromosome 1, iyMicMedi2.1, whole genome shotgun sequence:
- the LOC130673134 gene encoding uncharacterized protein LOC130673134 — protein sequence MKDLSNTIVPRVCEIVENIEPEFNVINHGDCWINNMMIKYDEQGNIVDHVFVDFQMSRYGTPAIDLQYFFNTSVSEKVLNEHKASLMEHYQEVLSTTMTDIGCRTHPLSGEYINIMLEKTELIGVITACTAPPNVLIKKSKAEGVEKQMACGDANFSVFHNIAFRRRIIPRLHNWYSNGILDSNCTNDTD from the exons atgaaagaTTTGTCAAATACTATTGTTCCTCGAGTGTGTGAAATAGTCGAAAACATAGAGCCAGAGTTCAACGTAATAAACCATGGGGATTGTTGGATAAATAACATGATGATCAAATACGACGAGCAAGGAAACATTGTAGATCATGTTTTC gtagattttcaGATGTCCAGGTACGGAACGCCTGCAATAGATTTGCAGTATTTCTTCAACACAAGTGTTTCAGAGAAAGTGTTGAACGAACATAAAGCGTCACTGATGGAACACTACCAAGAAGTGCTTTCTACAACTATGACCGACATTGGTTGTCGGACTCATCCTCTCAGTGgcgaatatataaatattatgttaGAAAAAACTGAATTAATTGGTGTAATCACAGCCTGTACAGCACCACCAAATGTGTTGATCAAAAAGAGTAAAGCCGAAGGGGTTGAAAAACAAATGGCTTGTGGTGATGCTAATTTTAGTGTTTTCCATAATATAGCTTTCAGACGAAGAATAATTCCACGGCTTCATAACTGGTATTCTAATGGAATATTGGACTCAAACTGTACTAATGATACtgactaa